Sequence from the Pacificitalea manganoxidans genome:
CCTGCCCCCCGGCGGCGACGGCCCATGCGAAAGGCCGCCCCATCAGCACGAAATCCGCGCCGAGGGCGAGCGCCTTGATGATATCGCTGCCGCGCCGGAAGCCGCTATCGACACAGAGCGCTGCGGACGGGCCGAGCGCCTGACGGATTTCGGGGATCAGGGCGACGGTGGATTGCCCGTGGTCAAGCTGCCTGCCGCCGTGATTGGACAGCACGATGCCATCGGCCCCGGCATCAGCGGCGCGCGCGGCAGTGTCGGGATCGGCGATGCCTTTGATGAACAGTTGGCCGGGCCAGTCCTGCCGCAGTTGCGCGACCGTGTCCCATGTCAGAAACTTGTCGAGCCGCCGGGACAGATTGCCCGCCTGCGCCATCGCGCCGCGTCCGAATTCCGGGCGTCCGCGGACCAGTTCGACCTGCGGAAAACCACCGCGCAGCAGATCCAGCGACCATGCCGGACGCTGGGCGAATTGCCACATCAAGCCGGGGGTCATACGGTCGATGCTGCGAAAGCCGTTTCTGACATCGCGTTCGCGGACCGAGGTGATGGCGGTGTCGACGGTGAGAAAGATCCGCTCGACGCCATGCGCCTTGCAGGAGGCCAGATAGGCGGCGTTCACCTCCGGGTCTTGGTCGAGATAAAGCTGAAAATCCGGCGCGGTGCCCGTCGCCTGCTTGATGGTGCCGAGCCCGTTGATGGAGAATGTCGACAGCACGAAGGGGATCTGCGCGTCGGCTGCGGCCTGCGCGATCGCGATATCGCCGTTGCGCCGATACAGCCCCTGAAAGC
This genomic interval carries:
- a CDS encoding alpha-hydroxy acid oxidase, producing MTLERRFQNVDDFARAARRYLPRIFADYIDGGAFSERTLRRNRDDFDAYALRQQVLTPLPDHADLSVTVAGRRSRLPFGPGPVGFQGLYRRNGDIAIAQAAADAQIPFVLSTFSINGLGTIKQATGTAPDFQLYLDQDPEVNAAYLASCKAHGVERIFLTVDTAITSVRERDVRNGFRSIDRMTPGLMWQFAQRPAWSLDLLRGGFPQVELVRGRPEFGRGAMAQAGNLSRRLDKFLTWDTVAQLRQDWPGQLFIKGIADPDTAARAADAGADGIVLSNHGGRQLDHGQSTVALIPEIRQALGPSAALCVDSGFRRGSDIIKALALGADFVLMGRPFAWAVAAGGQAAVAHLIALLETELRITLNLMGLSSVDDLRRAGTDVLRPQSR